The following proteins come from a genomic window of Synechococcus sp. BIOS-E4-1:
- a CDS encoding Nif11-like leader peptide family natural product precursor yields MSEEQLKAFIAKANADQSIQDKLKAAKTPEDVVSIAKEHGHEFTPDKFAELSEEELEGVAGGGLANCGQEFGREKNWSPLSY; encoded by the coding sequence TTGTCAGAAGAGCAACTCAAGGCCTTCATCGCTAAGGCCAATGCTGACCAGTCCATTCAGGACAAACTAAAGGCAGCAAAGACTCCTGAAGATGTTGTGAGCATCGCTAAAGAACACGGCCACGAATTCACTCCTGATAAGTTCGCTGAACTCAGTGAAGAGGAACTCGAAGGCGTGGCTGGCGGCGGCCTCGCCAATTGTGGGCAGGAATTTGGAAGAGAGAAGAACTGGTCGCCACTGTCGTATTGA